One Paraburkholderia agricolaris genomic region harbors:
- a CDS encoding Eco57I restriction-modification methylase domain-containing protein: MLTKSINNQPLAKVLRTQLESTVKMARDVAEKGARAALAQIAVAEAKAPDYLTDEFKALRRRLRAHGRALGDVKASDDAQGIQHLVWEVAYEHWHRMLFARFLAENGLLLWEPGAAVSLDDCEALVQETDLAMNLGAKTKWELAGKLAARMLPQVFKPQSPVFELAFAPEHQRELERLLGALPAEVFKASDSLGWVYQFWQAKRKDEVNASEVKIGADELPAVTQLFTEPYMVDFLLHNSLGAWWMTRHPAKTCPVPLTYLRTLEDGTPAAGKFDCWPDCLADFKLLDPCCGSGHFLVAAFLMLAPMRMEAEGLSAKDAVDAVLADNLHGLELDARCVEIAVFALALAAWRFPDENGDPLGARADMPTPNIACCGLRVAASSKDWEALVPDGTPNFELLRQELQLLHASFAQAPLLGSLLDPTRNLKNDLATPGVDTLQGLLRRALATETAATLWNAGSELNDDTWDLALTAQGLLEAARLLDARYHLVITNVPYLARGKQDDNLKHYCETYYAEAKNDLANVFLERCLELSQEQGHGVVQIVMPQNWLFLTSYKKQREQKLRATTWRLAVLLGAKGFQTPMWDFNVQLLTLSSDSPPGGHNLYGLDVSGLGGADQKATGLTTSPILQVTQRTILQNPDYRIVFGDVSGDLLNGYAVASQGLPTSDSAMFVRNWWEIRERGTAWEFHQSTVSDTTPIGGCEYVVLYEQGNGQMRALAAAQERDRGRDRQGANAWGRHGVAVSLMSRLPASLYFGSKFDNNVSAVVPKDPRNVAAIWAFCSSKEFHDAVRMIDKKLNVTNATLGRVPFELGYWAQVAAERFPKGLPKPQTNDPTQWFFHGHPQPSTDPLQVAVARLLGYRWPAETDSKMELSDEARAWIAGCETFADLVDDDGIVCLPPVRGEKPAHERLLNLLIAAWDTVTPGSWKPSILDKLLGDADCAGKGLDVWLRDKFFEQHAKRFYHRPFIWHVWDGMKDGFAALVNYHQLDAKNLERLIHTYLGDWIRQQEIGVRDGVDGAPARLAAAQNLKRRLEFILEGEAPYDVFVRWKPLADQPIGWYPDLNDGVRLNIRPFIAAEVLRHNKKPRLNIAWDKDRGKDVDSAPWFKTFQGERINDHHLTVAEKREAQAKTRG; encoded by the coding sequence ATGCTGACAAAAAGCATCAACAACCAACCACTGGCTAAGGTGTTGCGCACCCAGCTCGAAAGTACCGTCAAAATGGCCCGCGACGTGGCCGAGAAAGGCGCCCGCGCCGCGCTGGCCCAGATTGCAGTGGCCGAGGCGAAGGCACCTGACTACCTGACCGACGAGTTCAAAGCGCTGCGTCGCCGCCTGCGAGCCCACGGCCGTGCTCTGGGTGACGTGAAGGCCAGTGACGACGCCCAGGGTATTCAACACCTGGTGTGGGAAGTGGCCTACGAGCACTGGCATCGCATGCTCTTTGCCCGCTTCTTGGCCGAGAACGGCCTGCTGTTGTGGGAGCCGGGGGCCGCCGTGTCACTGGACGACTGCGAAGCGCTGGTGCAGGAAACCGACCTGGCGATGAATCTGGGGGCCAAGACTAAGTGGGAGCTTGCCGGTAAGCTCGCCGCCCGTATGCTCCCGCAAGTTTTCAAGCCGCAAAGCCCGGTGTTCGAACTCGCGTTCGCACCCGAACACCAGCGCGAGCTGGAGCGCCTGCTGGGAGCACTGCCCGCTGAGGTCTTCAAGGCGAGCGACAGCTTGGGCTGGGTCTACCAGTTCTGGCAAGCCAAAAGAAAAGATGAGGTCAACGCCTCTGAAGTTAAGATAGGTGCCGACGAGCTGCCCGCTGTCACCCAGCTCTTCACGGAGCCCTATATGGTGGACTTCCTGCTCCATAACTCCTTGGGCGCCTGGTGGATGACGCGACACCCAGCCAAGACCTGCCCGGTGCCGTTGACCTACCTTCGCACGCTGGAGGATGGCACGCCCGCCGCCGGCAAGTTCGACTGCTGGCCCGACTGCCTAGCGGACTTCAAGCTGCTCGACCCTTGCTGCGGCTCTGGCCACTTCTTGGTAGCAGCATTCCTGATGCTGGCGCCCATGCGCATGGAGGCCGAGGGGCTGAGCGCCAAGGATGCGGTGGACGCCGTACTGGCAGACAATCTCCACGGCCTAGAGCTGGATGCACGCTGTGTGGAAATCGCTGTGTTCGCTCTCGCGCTGGCTGCTTGGCGCTTCCCGGACGAAAACGGTGACCCGCTGGGTGCGCGAGCCGACATGCCCACACCCAACATTGCCTGCTGTGGGCTGAGGGTAGCGGCCAGTTCCAAGGACTGGGAAGCGTTGGTGCCCGATGGAACGCCTAACTTCGAGTTGCTGCGCCAGGAGTTGCAGCTGTTACACGCCAGCTTTGCCCAAGCGCCGCTGCTGGGCAGCCTGCTGGACCCGACGCGTAACCTGAAGAATGACCTAGCGACGCCCGGCGTCGACACACTCCAGGGTTTGCTACGACGCGCGCTGGCCACCGAGACCGCCGCCACGCTCTGGAACGCAGGGAGCGAGCTGAACGACGATACCTGGGACCTAGCTCTGACGGCGCAGGGGCTACTGGAGGCTGCGCGGCTCTTGGACGCTCGGTACCACCTAGTTATCACAAATGTGCCCTACTTGGCGCGGGGCAAGCAAGACGACAACCTGAAACACTACTGCGAAACCTATTACGCCGAGGCCAAGAACGACTTGGCCAATGTGTTCTTGGAGCGTTGCCTGGAGCTCAGCCAAGAACAGGGGCACGGTGTGGTGCAAATAGTCATGCCGCAGAACTGGCTGTTTTTGACCAGTTATAAGAAGCAGCGGGAACAAAAGCTACGGGCCACGACGTGGCGTCTCGCAGTCTTGCTGGGAGCAAAGGGCTTTCAGACACCGATGTGGGACTTCAATGTACAGCTGCTGACGCTTAGCTCAGATTCTCCACCCGGAGGACATAACTTATATGGCCTTGACGTTTCTGGATTGGGAGGTGCCGACCAAAAGGCAACCGGGCTAACCACCTCCCCGATACTGCAGGTGACCCAGCGGACCATTCTTCAGAATCCCGATTACAGAATCGTATTCGGAGATGTGTCGGGTGATTTGCTCAATGGCTATGCAGTGGCATCGCAGGGATTGCCGACAAGCGATTCAGCTATGTTCGTCAGGAACTGGTGGGAGATTCGGGAGAGAGGAACGGCGTGGGAATTTCATCAGAGCACTGTTTCAGACACTACACCGATTGGTGGATGCGAATATGTGGTGCTCTATGAGCAAGGCAATGGTCAAATGCGAGCCCTTGCTGCCGCGCAAGAACGAGACCGAGGACGCGACAGGCAAGGCGCAAATGCCTGGGGGCGACATGGGGTTGCGGTCAGTTTGATGAGTCGATTGCCAGCCTCGCTCTATTTCGGCTCGAAGTTCGACAACAACGTGAGCGCGGTCGTCCCTAAGGACCCGAGAAATGTCGCAGCGATTTGGGCATTTTGTTCATCCAAAGAGTTCCACGACGCCGTTCGAATGATTGATAAGAAGCTGAATGTCACCAATGCCACGCTTGGGCGAGTTCCATTCGAACTTGGTTATTGGGCCCAAGTTGCCGCCGAAAGGTTTCCGAAGGGGTTGCCAAAACCTCAAACAAATGACCCAACTCAGTGGTTTTTCCATGGCCACCCGCAGCCCTCGACAGACCCTTTGCAGGTGGCCGTTGCCCGACTACTGGGTTACCGGTGGCCGGCAGAGACCGACAGTAAGATGGAGCTTTCGGACGAAGCTCGCGCTTGGATTGCCGGTTGCGAGACATTCGCCGACTTGGTGGACGACGACGGCATTGTTTGCCTGCCGCCGGTGCGCGGCGAAAAGCCAGCCCACGAACGGTTGCTTAACCTGCTGATTGCCGCTTGGGATACCGTCACCCCCGGCAGTTGGAAGCCAAGCATCTTGGACAAGCTGCTTGGCGACGCTGACTGTGCTGGCAAGGGGCTGGATGTTTGGCTGCGCGACAAGTTCTTCGAACAGCACGCCAAGCGCTTCTACCACCGCCCCTTCATCTGGCATGTATGGGACGGTATGAAGGACGGCTTTGCCGCGCTGGTGAACTATCATCAGCTCGACGCAAAGAACCTAGAGCGCCTCATCCACACCTACTTGGGCGATTGGATTCGTCAGCAGGAGATTGGCGTGCGCGACGGCGTTGATGGCGCCCCCGCGCGCTTGGCGGCCGCCCAGAACCTGAAGCGGCGGCTGGAGTTCATCTTGGAAGGCGAGGCTCCCTATGACGTCTTCGTACGCTGGAAGCCGCTAGCCGACCAACCAATCGGCTGGTACCCAGACCTCAATGACGGCGTGCGCCTGAACATCCGGCCGTTCATTGCCGCCGAGGTCCTGCGCCACAACAAGAAGCCCAGGCTCAATATCGCTTGGGACAAGGACCGCGGCAAGGACGTGGACAGCGCACCGTGGTTCAAGACGTTTCAGGGAGAGCGCATCAATGACCACCATTTGACGGTCGCAGAGAAGCGCGAAGCGCAAGCTAAGACCAGGGGCTGA
- the pglZ gene encoding BREX-1 system phosphatase PglZ type B: protein MSDTVLSCLTDALGKAAAGNSHAAVPPVVVLWTDKERQWESVLERAKVVMPQLLTLGVYQPERRCGPAIWLKCAVARTLGDLPTDAVPVLYLPGVSRADLRAIESCSRDLQPLAELQYRGVFWTQANAKDWTLSAFLVSRTGGLGLDVAQDKATQEALGQALEAGVLLERSVEEFRGRQINAEWLHSLLAPNPTRDLLVWLNDPESAQSQWQGVRWDVFAKRCKTDFGVDPISDGTLVAAELLAKARGKWAAVAELYKDSYTSFPKVYELLAAVQPPHMGLFPDLDQLAGYPQANEQSESALRNALLACAAMDAQQARTAILAAETEHGIRRSWLWNRMGRSPLAAALAHLCKAAEQGATIPIGQTPAELATSYQQSGWQVDGAALHALGSVHLKADVDAVSAALRAVYLPWVEEAARRLQETIKVAGGFAPLSANSVGEHSAGTCTVFVDGLRYDVAVHLRQRLSGLGETTLSAQWTSLPSVTASGKAWCSPIADKVSGTVDDVEFEPRVAADGKPLSGHNFRKLLAEHGVQPLGKHETGNPQGRAWTEAGDLDHYGHEHGVRLARDLETQLDQVVERVGELCQAGWKRVRIVTDHGWLLLPGGLPKTELPKHEAETRWGRCAVLKDTSHGTPLTFGWDWCKDVQVAYAPGVTSFKAGEEYAHGGISLQECLVPVLELEATGSAATELAVTIKAVTWKRLRCVVEVDSASLGLNVDIRTKPALASTSLIASTKPIDGGKASLAVDDEHMGSAAVVVVLSPAGDVLQKQATTVGG, encoded by the coding sequence ATGAGCGACACCGTTCTGAGCTGCTTGACCGACGCGCTAGGCAAAGCGGCGGCCGGCAACAGTCATGCTGCAGTCCCTCCAGTGGTCGTCCTGTGGACGGACAAGGAAAGGCAATGGGAATCGGTCCTGGAGCGTGCAAAAGTGGTGATGCCACAATTGCTAACACTGGGCGTTTACCAACCCGAGCGGCGCTGCGGACCCGCCATATGGCTGAAATGCGCTGTTGCCCGTACGCTGGGTGATTTGCCGACTGACGCGGTGCCGGTACTCTATCTGCCGGGCGTCAGCCGTGCCGACCTGCGTGCCATCGAAAGCTGCTCGCGCGATTTGCAACCCTTGGCCGAACTGCAATACCGTGGAGTGTTCTGGACCCAGGCCAACGCAAAGGACTGGACTCTGAGCGCCTTTCTGGTATCGAGAACCGGTGGTCTTGGTTTGGACGTGGCGCAGGACAAGGCCACGCAAGAAGCCTTGGGTCAGGCGCTGGAGGCTGGCGTGCTGCTTGAGCGCAGCGTAGAAGAGTTCAGAGGCCGGCAAATCAACGCCGAGTGGCTGCATAGCTTACTCGCGCCCAATCCCACGCGCGACTTGCTGGTTTGGCTGAACGACCCCGAAAGCGCCCAGAGTCAGTGGCAAGGTGTTCGATGGGATGTGTTTGCCAAGCGGTGCAAGACGGACTTTGGCGTCGACCCCATCTCCGATGGAACGCTTGTGGCGGCAGAGTTGCTTGCAAAAGCCCGAGGTAAATGGGCAGCGGTCGCCGAACTCTACAAGGACTCCTACACCAGTTTTCCGAAGGTGTACGAGTTGCTTGCTGCGGTTCAGCCGCCACATATGGGGTTGTTCCCCGACCTCGACCAACTGGCCGGTTATCCGCAGGCTAATGAGCAAAGTGAATCTGCGCTGCGAAATGCCTTGTTAGCCTGCGCCGCCATGGACGCACAACAGGCACGCACGGCCATTTTGGCTGCGGAGACGGAGCACGGCATACGGCGTAGCTGGTTGTGGAACCGCATGGGCCGCTCTCCACTGGCGGCGGCGCTAGCGCATCTGTGCAAAGCCGCCGAGCAGGGCGCGACTATTCCTATCGGCCAGACGCCGGCCGAGTTGGCAACCAGCTATCAGCAGTCGGGTTGGCAGGTGGACGGGGCCGCGTTGCACGCTCTGGGCTCTGTGCATTTGAAGGCCGACGTGGACGCCGTCTCGGCGGCCCTTCGCGCGGTCTACCTGCCTTGGGTCGAGGAAGCAGCCAGGCGGCTGCAAGAAACCATCAAGGTCGCTGGCGGGTTTGCGCCATTGTCTGCGAACTCGGTCGGGGAGCATAGCGCCGGCACTTGCACGGTGTTCGTCGATGGCTTGCGCTACGATGTAGCGGTTCACCTACGTCAGCGCCTGTCGGGGTTGGGCGAGACGACCCTTTCAGCCCAGTGGACCAGCCTCCCGTCGGTGACGGCGTCCGGCAAGGCGTGGTGTTCGCCCATTGCAGACAAAGTGTCTGGCACTGTTGACGATGTGGAGTTCGAGCCCCGCGTGGCCGCAGACGGTAAACCACTGTCGGGCCACAATTTCCGAAAGCTGCTGGCCGAGCACGGGGTGCAGCCATTGGGTAAGCATGAGACAGGAAACCCGCAGGGCCGCGCCTGGACCGAGGCGGGTGACCTGGACCACTACGGACACGAGCACGGCGTGCGTTTGGCGCGTGACTTGGAGACTCAGCTGGACCAAGTGGTGGAGCGTGTCGGCGAGCTGTGCCAGGCCGGCTGGAAGCGCGTGCGCATCGTGACCGACCACGGTTGGCTGCTGTTGCCCGGCGGCTTGCCCAAGACTGAACTGCCGAAGCACGAGGCGGAGACCCGGTGGGGCCGCTGTGCGGTACTGAAGGACACCTCGCATGGCACCCCGCTGACGTTCGGCTGGGATTGGTGCAAGGACGTGCAAGTGGCCTATGCTCCCGGGGTAACGTCTTTCAAAGCGGGTGAGGAATACGCCCATGGTGGCATCAGCTTGCAGGAGTGCCTTGTACCCGTACTAGAGCTAGAGGCAACGGGCTCAGCGGCAACGGAATTGGCGGTCACCATCAAGGCGGTCACCTGGAAACGCCTGCGATGCGTTGTCGAAGTGGATAGCGCTTCTCTGGGTTTGAATGTCGATATTCGCACCAAGCCTGCGCTGGCATCCACCTCGTTGATAGCAAGCACAAAGCCCATCGACGGCGGTAAGGCGAGCCTAGCCGTCGACGATGAACACATGGGTTCTGCTGCCGTGGTGGTGGTCCTGAGTCCAGCTGGCGATGTGTTGCAGAAACAGGCGACCACGGTAGGGGGGTGA
- the brxL gene encoding BREX system Lon protease-like protein BrxL encodes MQLDELDRKATTAFEGYVVRKDLVRTFSRQFPVPTYVVEFLLGRYCATTDEAEIQEGLDIVQRQLASRTVKAGEEELFKARARESGSVKIIDIITARLDAKTDSYVASLPSLRLNDVRLTPEMVKDNERMLTGGFYAEVTLGYDASIAQEKGGRPFGVDSLRAIQLSKREVLDVLAKGRESFSTAEWRDLLLRSVGFEPETLPARAKDSLLLRMVPFVERNYNLVELGPRGTGKSHLFQQVSPYAHLISGGKATVARMFVNNANGQRGLVCQYDVVCFDEVSGVSFDQKDGVNIMKGYMESGEFSRGKESIRADGSIVLVGNFDVDVEHQQRVGHLFGPLPPEMRNDTAFMDRIHAFLPGWDVPKLNPTLFTEHFGLVSDFLSECFTRLRAESRISALQGRVFWGGALSGRDLNGVNKTVSGLLKLLYPDTATPVSDEDLEWAVRLALEVRRRVKEQQKRIGAAEFRNTHFSYTLGTEGVEKFVSTPELRSQGGIGDEPLESGQVWTLSPGGEDEHPGLFRLEVSEGPGSGVRVLNNPVPPAFRESIRCAEQNLYSRSGQLVGDRDPRSHEFSVQLRAFDAAKSGAKTGVASVIALAGALLRKSVRGGLIVVGEVTLGGTIEPVHNAVTLAEIAVEKGAQSLLLPVACRRQLFELSDDMATKLDIEFYQDVRDALLKALTE; translated from the coding sequence ATGCAACTCGATGAATTGGACAGAAAAGCTACGACAGCCTTCGAGGGCTATGTCGTTCGAAAGGACCTGGTGCGCACGTTCAGTCGCCAGTTCCCGGTGCCGACTTATGTCGTGGAGTTTTTGCTTGGCCGCTATTGTGCGACAACGGATGAGGCCGAAATCCAAGAGGGCCTCGATATCGTCCAGCGTCAGCTTGCTTCTCGCACTGTCAAGGCGGGCGAGGAGGAACTGTTCAAGGCCCGTGCTCGTGAGTCGGGCTCCGTCAAAATCATCGACATCATAACGGCTCGTCTGGACGCCAAGACTGACTCCTACGTTGCAAGTCTGCCGAGCCTGAGGCTGAACGATGTTCGGTTGACACCAGAGATGGTCAAGGACAACGAGCGGATGCTGACAGGCGGCTTCTACGCAGAGGTGACACTCGGGTACGACGCGTCCATCGCCCAGGAAAAGGGCGGTAGACCGTTCGGTGTCGATTCATTGCGGGCAATACAGTTGTCCAAGCGCGAGGTGCTGGACGTGCTGGCCAAAGGGCGTGAGAGTTTCTCGACTGCCGAGTGGCGGGACCTGCTGCTTCGCAGTGTTGGATTTGAGCCGGAGACCCTACCAGCGCGCGCGAAAGATTCGCTGCTCTTGCGCATGGTGCCGTTCGTAGAGCGTAATTACAATCTAGTGGAACTGGGTCCGCGCGGCACGGGTAAGTCGCACCTATTCCAGCAAGTCTCGCCCTATGCACACCTGATTTCTGGTGGCAAGGCGACAGTTGCGCGCATGTTCGTCAACAACGCGAACGGACAGCGCGGCTTGGTCTGCCAGTACGACGTAGTTTGCTTCGACGAGGTGTCTGGCGTGTCCTTTGACCAGAAGGATGGCGTAAACATCATGAAGGGCTACATGGAGAGCGGCGAGTTCTCGCGAGGCAAGGAGAGCATCCGCGCTGATGGCTCCATCGTCCTCGTGGGCAACTTCGATGTGGACGTCGAGCATCAGCAGCGTGTTGGTCATCTGTTCGGGCCACTGCCGCCAGAGATGCGCAACGACACCGCCTTCATGGACAGAATTCACGCGTTCTTGCCGGGCTGGGACGTTCCCAAGCTGAATCCGACGTTGTTCACCGAGCACTTCGGGCTGGTGAGCGACTTCTTGTCAGAGTGCTTTACGCGGCTGCGAGCCGAAAGCCGTATTTCCGCTTTGCAGGGGCGCGTGTTCTGGGGCGGCGCACTGTCGGGCCGCGACCTGAACGGTGTCAACAAGACCGTGAGCGGTCTGCTGAAGCTGCTCTATCCAGACACCGCTACGCCTGTCAGCGACGAAGACCTGGAATGGGCAGTGCGTCTTGCGCTCGAAGTGCGGCGCAGGGTGAAGGAGCAGCAAAAACGCATCGGCGCCGCAGAATTTCGCAACACGCATTTCAGCTATACCCTCGGAACTGAAGGCGTAGAAAAGTTCGTTTCAACGCCCGAGTTGCGGAGTCAGGGCGGTATCGGAGATGAGCCGTTAGAAAGCGGCCAGGTCTGGACCCTAAGTCCAGGTGGCGAAGACGAGCATCCGGGGTTGTTTCGCCTGGAGGTTTCGGAGGGGCCTGGCAGCGGAGTGCGCGTGCTGAACAACCCTGTGCCACCCGCGTTTCGCGAATCGATTCGCTGCGCCGAACAGAATCTGTATTCACGCTCCGGCCAACTAGTCGGCGACCGCGACCCGCGGTCTCACGAATTTTCCGTGCAGCTTCGAGCGTTTGATGCCGCGAAATCTGGTGCGAAGACGGGTGTCGCATCAGTTATTGCACTGGCGGGCGCGCTGCTGAGAAAGTCGGTCCGTGGAGGGCTGATTGTTGTCGGCGAAGTGACGCTGGGGGGCACAATCGAACCTGTCCACAACGCCGTCACGCTCGCAGAAATAGCGGTGGAGAAGGGGGCGCAATCTTTGTTGTTACCAGTGGCGTGCCGTCGTCAGCTGTTCGAGCTGTCGGACGACATGGCGACGAAGCTGGATATTGAGTTTTACCAAGATGTTCGGGATGCCCTATTGAAGGCGCTTACCGAGTAG
- the istB gene encoding IS21-like element helper ATPase IstB: protein MNLQHERIAALCVQLKLDCIATDWAPLAQRTATTDSSMADFLEQLLQAELGAREQRKRQVLTKLAALPGVKTLEQYDFAFASGAPRAQIQELASLAFIERAENVVLLGPSGVGKTHIATSLAYRAAQAGIKTRFITAADLMMQLAAARQQNRLREFFNRAVIGPRLLVIDEIGYLPFGREEANLFFNVVAKRYERGSVVLTSNLPFTQWATAFADDQTLTAAMLDRLLHHAHIVQISGESYRLKDKRKAGQTGTRASAKAAA from the coding sequence ATGAATCTGCAACATGAACGGATTGCCGCGCTGTGCGTGCAACTCAAACTCGATTGCATCGCTACCGACTGGGCGCCGCTCGCACAACGCACCGCAACGACTGATTCGAGTATGGCCGACTTCCTTGAACAGCTTCTGCAAGCGGAGCTCGGCGCGCGCGAGCAGCGCAAGCGTCAGGTTCTGACAAAGCTGGCGGCGTTGCCGGGCGTCAAGACGCTTGAGCAATACGACTTCGCCTTCGCCAGCGGCGCGCCGCGTGCGCAGATTCAGGAACTGGCGAGCCTGGCGTTCATCGAGCGTGCAGAGAATGTCGTGCTGCTCGGACCATCGGGGGTCGGCAAGACACATATTGCGACCTCGCTTGCGTATCGTGCGGCGCAAGCGGGCATCAAGACGCGGTTCATCACGGCCGCCGACCTGATGATGCAACTGGCCGCCGCGCGACAGCAGAACCGCTTGCGGGAATTCTTCAATCGAGCGGTCATCGGACCCAGGCTGCTCGTTATCGACGAAATCGGCTACCTCCCATTCGGACGCGAAGAGGCAAACCTGTTCTTCAATGTCGTCGCGAAACGCTATGAGCGCGGTTCAGTCGTCTTGACCAGCAACCTGCCGTTCACGCAGTGGGCGACGGCCTTCGCTGACGACCAGACGCTGACAGCGGCGATGCTCGACAGGCTTTTACATCACGCCCATATCGTGCAAATCAGCGGTGAGAGCTATCGATTGAAGGACAAGAGAAAGGCGGGACAAACAGGTACGCGGGCAAGCGCGAAAGCAGCCGCGTGA
- the istA gene encoding IS21 family transposase — MLTQEQAVEIKVLARRGTAVREIARQTGLSRITVRRYLRNEQASRYSQREPRATKLDPFKDYLLERVAAARPHWIPATVLLRELQEAGYEGGISQLKAFLVPHKRPEVEPVVRFETAPGKQMQADFTVIRRGREPLLALVATMGYSRASFVRFTAREDAATLCECLREALVYFGGTPEHVLFDNAKSVVIERDAFGEGQHRWNTQLLALAETYGFTPKVCRPYRAKTKGKVERFNRYLKESFVVPLAATLRSSGLKLDVEAANAHIGRWLSEIANVRRHATTGERPAVLLATEQAALLPLPTQAPALAVPDNRRVLPRESLQHPLAVYDALLEVAA; from the coding sequence ATGCTGACTCAGGAGCAAGCAGTGGAAATCAAGGTATTGGCCCGGCGTGGGACGGCGGTGCGCGAGATAGCGAGGCAAACAGGTTTATCGCGCATTACTGTGCGACGCTATCTGAGGAACGAGCAGGCTAGCCGCTACAGCCAGCGTGAGCCGCGAGCAACGAAGCTCGACCCGTTCAAGGACTATCTGCTGGAGCGCGTCGCCGCCGCGCGGCCGCACTGGATTCCGGCAACGGTTCTGCTACGCGAATTGCAGGAAGCTGGATACGAAGGCGGCATCAGTCAGCTCAAGGCGTTTCTGGTGCCCCACAAGCGTCCCGAAGTCGAACCGGTGGTGCGCTTCGAGACTGCGCCCGGCAAGCAGATGCAGGCCGATTTCACCGTTATCCGGCGTGGACGCGAGCCATTGCTCGCGCTGGTCGCGACGATGGGTTACAGCCGCGCGAGCTTCGTGCGGTTCACCGCGCGCGAGGACGCCGCGACGCTTTGCGAATGCCTGCGCGAAGCGCTCGTGTACTTCGGGGGCACGCCGGAGCATGTGTTGTTCGACAACGCGAAGTCCGTGGTCATCGAGCGCGATGCATTCGGCGAGGGCCAGCATCGGTGGAATACGCAGTTGCTGGCGCTGGCGGAAACCTATGGGTTCACGCCGAAGGTGTGTCGTCCGTATCGCGCGAAGACCAAGGGCAAGGTCGAACGGTTCAACCGCTATCTCAAGGAGAGCTTCGTTGTGCCCCTTGCCGCGACGCTCAGGTCGTCAGGGTTGAAGCTGGACGTTGAGGCCGCCAACGCGCACATCGGCCGATGGCTGTCAGAAATTGCCAACGTGCGCCGTCACGCGACGACGGGTGAGCGTCCAGCGGTGCTGCTTGCAACCGAGCAGGCGGCGCTTCTTCCGTTGCCGACGCAGGCACCTGCGCTCGCTGTGCCGGACAACCGCCGGGTGCTGCCACGCGAGAGCCTGCAACACCCGCTGGCGGTCTACGACGCGTTGCTGGAGGTCGCCGCATGA
- a CDS encoding DNA-binding protein, translating into MGREGITPADVVRACVSLRKQRRRMGLRNVRLELGRGSYRTIGKHLRLLALRELDRSRQRT; encoded by the coding sequence ATGGGACGCGAAGGCATTACGCCGGCGGATGTTGTGCGAGCATGCGTTTCGTTGCGAAAGCAGCGCCGTCGGATGGGATTGAGGAACGTGAGGCTCGAACTCGGAAGAGGCAGCTACCGCACGATAGGTAAGCATCTAAGATTGCTGGCCCTTCGGGAGTTGGACCGGTCGCGCCAACGAACGTGA